TTTCACGAGAATGCATATTTTGGGACTACGTGGCGTCGGAAATGATAAAACATGTACGTTATTAAAAAGCTTTAGGGAAAACTGTCCTTGTTCACTCACTGGGGGTTTTGTCCAGGATGTTCTGAAACGTCGCCCGCTCATATTCTACACCCTGCCTCTGCAGGACAGGCCTCAGATTATCTATTTTAAAGTTGACGAAGTCAGCCTTCATCAGGTCCAGCACGCGGAAGATCCCCCTGGGTTgtcaaaaataacattaaataaaaattaaaaactgtGACTTATAAAATAGCTTAATAATtcacaaacaaatcaaaacaaatgGTTTTCAAAGGCTTTAAATCCCATCGGGGTTCGTACTTAAACAGTGCCACTATGTTATCTGGGCTTTCGCGGAGCTTCTTGACTTCCTCATCCCTGACCGGCGCACACATCTTGCccatggtggtgatgatgtagGAGGCGAGCCCCTGAATGTCGACAGCGTCGTTGTCAGCCTGCTGACGAATCAGATCCATGTTCAGCACCTCCGTGATCTGAGTCCGCATCCGATTGGCTCCCGGATTGAGGAATGACAGTAGGATCTGTCCAAATAGGAACAAATAACAGCCGGTATTATTTATCACTCAATGAGTCAGCGATGTTGCCGAATGTGGAGGTGACGGGGACGAAGAGAAGCAGACACAAAAAAAGGAGCCTGAGAATGGGAGCGAGGAGGTAATTCCTGCAGATGGCGAGACGCTGTGAACATCACCGAGTGCGCGCTGACCTCTCTGATCTCCTCCAATAATCTGATGGCTTCCCCGTACTCGGGCGGGTCGTCGTTCAGCTCGGACTCCAGGATGTCCCAGAAGGCCTTGTGGATATTATCTCTAACTAGCTTCCAtaaactaaaaaaagaagaagaaaaaaaagaaatggaagaTTTTAGTTTACCTCGAGTTTGTAATCCGTCAGAAAAAATGCCCGTTTATAAATTGGGCTTTTGGTGTCGATAGTGCACACGGTACTAAACAGCTGACAGCATCgaaagatgaataaataaagaatccCTACTTGCGTTGTATTGCAGCCAGTATCTTATCCGCTACTGTCCCTGTCTTCACTCAAGTCAGAACTTTCTTGACTTTgccctcatctgtcctctcccctctcgtctTCAGTTCAGTGTTATACTCAAAGGTCAACTGAGGCGGACAGGCGGTGACCTACGCGCTGCCCATCTGTTCTcttcactgtaaaatgtaatccaGATTCACATCCATTACATATATTGGAGTTTGGTGCTGAAATCTTTTCTTCCATGAGGTTTACACATACCTTCGCCAATACTGTGATCCTCTTTATTCTATAGGAAGCATAGATACAATAAGCAGTTCTGGCTAAACACCAATTTATTCCAGATTTAAGGATGAATCTCTGGGATTAGAGCTAATAATGGAGTCTGAATACTGCGACGCAGCGGCAAGTTTATACGATTTAAGAAGTAAATACTTGGAGTTTGGAATCAAAGCTGGTGTTATTCAACTCGTGCACTTTAATATTCTTTTGTACAGCCCATACCTGACCAACtgatgtttaaccctcctgttaccttcacattaactattttaccctcggggtcaatttgaccccagcaattaaaacctccagaaaattattagaattaatattgttttccaagtttaagtgtgaggtactttatgtttgtttgttgactacctaaatagccctttaaataaataaaaaagttgatatttcttatatgtttgacagtgaaaaacagcctggggtcaaattgaccccaaagaacaccgacattaaacattgaatggggtcaaattgacccgaaaggtaacaggagggttaaatacatTGATAATCCACAAAACATGACCGGGGTGTGAAGGCTGTTTTTCGTAGTATACCTGTCCTGAGGGAGGCTGTCTGGTTCCAGATGGAAGTCGCGGTTCACAATGATCTCGTGGGCAATGCTGAGATTAgacaggtctctggtggactccATGACTTCATCCAGGGTTAAGGTTTTGGGTGGGCTTGCTGTGAGAACCAAATATTTAGCTGGAAACAAAAGAAGTGGGCACGTGAAATCAACCAATGAAACAGGGTtggtaatatatacatataatatatatatatatatttggttttCCCTTTCTCTGGCTTGTAGTAATGTGCAGAGGCATTTTTACCAATGtcttgaaatgtaaaaaacaaaaatagcaTCATAGAGATTTCTTCTCAAAGTGGAGTCCGAGTCAGAAACCAGACAAACTGAGAAAACCATGGACACAAAAAAATGACACGGGGAGGTGGGACAACTCACAGGAGGGCGTGCAATGTTTGCTGGAGCCGTCGCTCGTGAAGCTTTCGCGGGAGCAGTCCGCGTCGCTGGTCGACGTCATGCTGTCACAACGCTCCGATGACGACTCCGCGTCGCTGCCTTGCTCCTCGCCGCTGGACGTGGAGGTCGGTCGCTCGTCGTTTAGAGGCATCTCGGCTCGCAGCTGCACCTGAGGAGTTGGTTACAACCCGTAAGCTCGTCGGCTATGGCTTCAGGAACAACTGGATTTCTCTTGAACAGAAACACCGGGCACAGGTTTAGAATTGAAGTGGAAAGAGAATAAAactattaaaacaaataaaagtgcCCCACTGTTGCACTTAATGACTTTTTTCATGACCACAGATTCTGAAGTGAACCCTCCAGGTGGTGTAAATGACCACCAACATTGCTTTGCCTTTAGAAACTGAAACATATTCACGA
This is a stretch of genomic DNA from Pseudoliparis swirei isolate HS2019 ecotype Mariana Trench chromosome 10, NWPU_hadal_v1, whole genome shotgun sequence. It encodes these proteins:
- the tcp11l2 gene encoding T-complex protein 11-like protein 2, which gives rise to MPLNDERPTSTSSGEEQGSDAESSSERCDSMTSTSDADCSRESFTSDGSSKHCTPSSKYLVLTASPPKTLTLDEVMESTRDLSNLSIAHEIIVNRDFHLEPDSLPQDSLWKLVRDNIHKAFWDILESELNDDPPEYGEAIRLLEEIREILLSFLNPGANRMRTQITEVLNMDLIRQQADNDAVDIQGLASYIITTMGKMCAPVRDEEVKKLRESPDNIVALFKGIFRVLDLMKADFVNFKIDNLRPVLQRQGVEYERATFQNILDKTPSALKHTTSWIKSTLEEMSTSITKGPTDGQGKGQRLMPGPFQVLNVAFLRILTWDYDKSPLPETWMTDEMRLRQIQWQLHQVQAVNEVLLIIYSTVGGPIQGLPSWSDRLKRMISVLLDGMHSPDFNLEEALESVSAQICCEVNKSLTERGYPALSPALQATLTGQIRSITQKDNPIRTLVEDRVRQFFAELICDPKPQVKLEQVPAGLTAIKPELASLGAKFISLVNYNKVVYGPFYAEIIKKLMFRSGAPAANPPQDPTRDSVPSN